A stretch of the Aphis gossypii isolate Hap1 chromosome 2, ASM2018417v2, whole genome shotgun sequence genome encodes the following:
- the LOC114120844 gene encoding golgin subfamily A member 4-like isoform X5, giving the protein MFKRLKGSIGKNDEPKTPNSLPQNRPTWSSFSTISPLNSEMEDSQFCINDDIEETPKNSPARVVVSESTTVDLGKFSQSSSSLVNDHLSFHTDIESASEIDDSASVVSEYANEITKENLYAAYKKLHGRYHKHKFKYTELADKFKQTMTIHDKDKITMTKAQDKLLQRIAELKEQCTLEQAAKAHMEDALRNDIEERDHIISTLNTKIDLLRKNSSDDCESNSIGSADLLDKCERLNEELSSTKLECASLQNQIELLKKSEEITLLSLAENKMAIHKELETKEDQIKKLEKTINGLQMENQILLKEKASHLSTNSYQININQNIQEEITKQLNELEGEMSSAFEFKENEVKELKNQLKAFEQRFEEQEQKNILTEEALKNNENNYKLIISNLEQSLNENKVSSSKKIDTFLKEIGEKSQVIKNLTAKQKEMEKLKQDYEKNKNEIHDLKNQIVQTKKLVKENELIRVDEQNRCIEELKLKSEEITNLKDKLKSLQNTFEENEKKILDLQNHTDEVNLKNKSLMESEEELKLTIFNYKKSNDELQDTIKLLQKEKESIIDTMKTKMDENQLEIVKLNNLNKEMLCQLNQDKLIQISEERNIESVIKDYNLLTEENAYLKKERQKMLQTFQDMLKKIKVDFGNLKSFAEQQLTECSFILVNHIKHLKAEFSSKIKSYQNNLTETKQKLEVIQKAFLVLKSDCVQSLDYFKIEIIEKYNEDVLCLVSQNNKELEQRKKDLFKLQEEIDSYKKSEHRSVKAEVKETIQELQECIELQKKTYTNLQDEYSNYQVYIFLE; this is encoded by the exons atgtttaaaaggcTAAAAGGATCCATTGGAAAAAACGATGAACCAAAAACACCGAATTCTTTACCACAA aatcgCCCAACTTGGAGTAGCTTTTCTACAATATCTCCATTGAATTCAGAAATGGAAGATTctcaattttgtataaatgacGACATTGAAg aaacaCCTAAGAATTCACCAGCTCGTGTTGTCGTCAGTGAAAGTACTACTGTTGATCTTGGTAAATTTAGTCAATCTTCGTCATCATTAGTGAATGATCATCTTTCATTTCAT accGATATTGAATCAGCAAGTGAAATAGATGATAGTGCGAGTGTTGTATCTGAGTATGCAAATGAAAttacaaaagaaaatttatatgCTGCTTATAAGAAACTTCATGGTCGCTaccataaacataaatttaaatatactgaaTTAGCtgataaattcaaacaaaCTATGACCATACACGATAAAGATAAA atTACTATGACAAAGGCTCAAGATAAACTACTTCAAAGAATAGCAGAACTTAAAGAACAGTGTACCTTGGAACAAGCTGCTAAGGCCCATATGGAAGATGCATTAAGAAATGATATAGAAGAAAGAgatcatataatatctactCTTAAtactaaa ATCGATTTGTTAAGGAAAAATAGTTCTGATGATTGTGAATCTAATTCTATTGGATCTGCTGATTTattg GATAAGTGTGAACGATTGAATGAAGAACTATCTTCAACAAAATTAGAATGTGCATCATTACAAAATCAAAttgaattgttgaaaaaaagcGAAGAAATCACATTATTAAGTTTGGCAGAAAATAAAATGGCAATTCATAAAGAACTTGAAACCAAAGAagaccaaataaaaaaattggagaAAACCATAAATGGGCTTCAAAtggaaaatcaaatattattaaaag AAAAAGCTAGTCATTTGTCGACAAATTCGTATCAG ataaatataaaccaGAATATTCAAGAAGAAATAACTAAGCAACTTAATGAGCTAGAAGGTGAAATGTCTTCAGCATTTGAGTTTAAAGAAAATGAAGTGAAAGAACTGAAGAATCAATTAAAAGCTTTTGAACAACGTTTTGAAGAACAAgagcaaaaaaatattttgacggAGGAAGCTTTaaagaataatgaaaataactataaattaattatttctaatttagaACAGagtttaaatgaaaacaagGTTTcatcttcaaaaaaaattgatacatttttaaaagaaattggtGAAAAGTCAcaagtaattaaaaacttaacagCTAAACAAAAGGAAATGGAGAAACTGAAACaggattatgaaaaaaataaaaatgaaattcatgATTTAAAGAATCAAATTGttcaaactaaaaaactagtcaaagaaaatgaattaattcgtGTTGATGAACAGAATAGATGTATTGAAGAATTAAAACTGAAATCGGAAGAAATTACTAATttgaaagataaattaaaatcattacaaaatacatttgaagaaaacgaaaaaaaaatattagatcttCAAAATCATACTGATGAAGttaatctgaaaaataaaagccTTATGGAATCTGAAGAAGAATTAAAGctgacaatttttaattacaaaaaatccAATGATGAGTTACAAgatactataaaattgttacaaaaagaaaaagaatcaattattgatacaatgaaaacaaaaatggaTGAGAATCAGTTAGAAATTgtgaaattaaacaatttaaataaagaaatgttATGTCAATTAAATcaagataaattaattcaaatttctgAAGAACGCAACATTGAGTCAGTAATTAAagattataatctattaacaGAAGAGAatgcttatttaaaaaaagaacgaCAAAAAATGCTTCAGACATTCCaagatatgttaaaaaaaattaaagttgatTTTGGAAATCTTAAGTCATTTGCAGAACAGCAATTAACTGAGTGTTCATTTATACTTGttaatcatataaaacatttgaagGCTGAGTTctcatctaaaattaaatcataccaaaataatttaactgaaactaaacaaaaattagaaGTAATTCAAAAagcatttttagtattaaaatctgACTGTGTTCAAAGtctagattattttaaaattgaaattattgaaaaatataatgaagatGTACTATGTCTAGtatctcaaaataataaagaactagaacaaagaaaaaaagatttatttaaacttcaagAAGAAATTGata gcTATAAAAAGAGTGAACACCGCTCAGTAAAAGCAGAAGTGAAAGAAACTATACAGGAGTTACAAGAATGTAtagaattacaaaaaaaaacatatacaaatCTACAGGATGAGTATTCAAATTACCAAGTG tatattttcttagaatga
- the LOC114120844 gene encoding golgin subfamily A member 4-like isoform X4 → MFKRLKGSIGKNDEPKTPNSLPQNRPTWSSFSTISPLNSEMEDSQFCINDDIEETPKNSPARVVVSESTTVDLGKFSQSSSSLVNDHLSFHTDIESASEIDDSASVVSEYANEITKENLYAAYKKLHGRYHKHKFKYTELADKFKQTMTIHDKDKITMTKAQDKLLQRIAELKEQCTLEQAAKAHMEDALRNDIEERDHIISTLNTKIDLLRKNSSDDCESNSIGSADLLDKCERLNEELSSTKLECASLQNQIELLKKSEEITLLSLAENKMAIHKELETKEDQIKKLEKTINGLQMENQILLKEKASHLSTNSYQININQNIQEEITKQLNELEGEMSSAFEFKENEVKELKNQLKAFEQRFEEQEQKNILTEEALKNNENNYKLIISNLEQSLNENKVSSSKKIDTFLKEIGEKSQVIKNLTAKQKEMEKLKQDYEKNKNEIHDLKNQIVQTKKLVKENELIRVDEQNRCIEELKLKSEEITNLKDKLKSLQNTFEENEKKILDLQNHTDEVNLKNKSLMESEEELKLTIFNYKKSNDELQDTIKLLQKEKESIIDTMKTKMDENQLEIVKLNNLNKEMLCQLNQDKLIQISEERNIESVIKDYNLLTEENAYLKKERQKMLQTFQDMLKKIKVDFGNLKSFAEQQLTECSFILVNHIKHLKAEFSSKIKSYQNNLTETKQKLEVIQKAFLVLKSDCVQSLDYFKIEIIEKYNEDVLCLVSQNNKELEQRKKDLFKLQEEIDSYKKSEHRSVKAEVKETIQELQECIELQKKTYTNLQDEYSNYQVNEKKKWTDKLIETENKWLEKMDNYKKMMDTEHREELEALTNEWTNERKTLEKIIQDVETTSQREEALQRQITKLNKELSELKKINEVHNKNRNNEGDDDDNDVNNKDGCEMEYLRNILYEYMMGKQPMVLAKVLAAIVKFDSNQLNTILQKEEQKVSLLKTLGL, encoded by the exons atgtttaaaaggcTAAAAGGATCCATTGGAAAAAACGATGAACCAAAAACACCGAATTCTTTACCACAA aatcgCCCAACTTGGAGTAGCTTTTCTACAATATCTCCATTGAATTCAGAAATGGAAGATTctcaattttgtataaatgacGACATTGAAg aaacaCCTAAGAATTCACCAGCTCGTGTTGTCGTCAGTGAAAGTACTACTGTTGATCTTGGTAAATTTAGTCAATCTTCGTCATCATTAGTGAATGATCATCTTTCATTTCAT accGATATTGAATCAGCAAGTGAAATAGATGATAGTGCGAGTGTTGTATCTGAGTATGCAAATGAAAttacaaaagaaaatttatatgCTGCTTATAAGAAACTTCATGGTCGCTaccataaacataaatttaaatatactgaaTTAGCtgataaattcaaacaaaCTATGACCATACACGATAAAGATAAA atTACTATGACAAAGGCTCAAGATAAACTACTTCAAAGAATAGCAGAACTTAAAGAACAGTGTACCTTGGAACAAGCTGCTAAGGCCCATATGGAAGATGCATTAAGAAATGATATAGAAGAAAGAgatcatataatatctactCTTAAtactaaa ATCGATTTGTTAAGGAAAAATAGTTCTGATGATTGTGAATCTAATTCTATTGGATCTGCTGATTTattg GATAAGTGTGAACGATTGAATGAAGAACTATCTTCAACAAAATTAGAATGTGCATCATTACAAAATCAAAttgaattgttgaaaaaaagcGAAGAAATCACATTATTAAGTTTGGCAGAAAATAAAATGGCAATTCATAAAGAACTTGAAACCAAAGAagaccaaataaaaaaattggagaAAACCATAAATGGGCTTCAAAtggaaaatcaaatattattaaaag AAAAAGCTAGTCATTTGTCGACAAATTCGTATCAG ataaatataaaccaGAATATTCAAGAAGAAATAACTAAGCAACTTAATGAGCTAGAAGGTGAAATGTCTTCAGCATTTGAGTTTAAAGAAAATGAAGTGAAAGAACTGAAGAATCAATTAAAAGCTTTTGAACAACGTTTTGAAGAACAAgagcaaaaaaatattttgacggAGGAAGCTTTaaagaataatgaaaataactataaattaattatttctaatttagaACAGagtttaaatgaaaacaagGTTTcatcttcaaaaaaaattgatacatttttaaaagaaattggtGAAAAGTCAcaagtaattaaaaacttaacagCTAAACAAAAGGAAATGGAGAAACTGAAACaggattatgaaaaaaataaaaatgaaattcatgATTTAAAGAATCAAATTGttcaaactaaaaaactagtcaaagaaaatgaattaattcgtGTTGATGAACAGAATAGATGTATTGAAGAATTAAAACTGAAATCGGAAGAAATTACTAATttgaaagataaattaaaatcattacaaaatacatttgaagaaaacgaaaaaaaaatattagatcttCAAAATCATACTGATGAAGttaatctgaaaaataaaagccTTATGGAATCTGAAGAAGAATTAAAGctgacaatttttaattacaaaaaatccAATGATGAGTTACAAgatactataaaattgttacaaaaagaaaaagaatcaattattgatacaatgaaaacaaaaatggaTGAGAATCAGTTAGAAATTgtgaaattaaacaatttaaataaagaaatgttATGTCAATTAAATcaagataaattaattcaaatttctgAAGAACGCAACATTGAGTCAGTAATTAAagattataatctattaacaGAAGAGAatgcttatttaaaaaaagaacgaCAAAAAATGCTTCAGACATTCCaagatatgttaaaaaaaattaaagttgatTTTGGAAATCTTAAGTCATTTGCAGAACAGCAATTAACTGAGTGTTCATTTATACTTGttaatcatataaaacatttgaagGCTGAGTTctcatctaaaattaaatcataccaaaataatttaactgaaactaaacaaaaattagaaGTAATTCAAAAagcatttttagtattaaaatctgACTGTGTTCAAAGtctagattattttaaaattgaaattattgaaaaatataatgaagatGTACTATGTCTAGtatctcaaaataataaagaactagaacaaagaaaaaaagatttatttaaacttcaagAAGAAATTGata gcTATAAAAAGAGTGAACACCGCTCAGTAAAAGCAGAAGTGAAAGAAACTATACAGGAGTTACAAGAATGTAtagaattacaaaaaaaaacatatacaaatCTACAGGATGAGTATTCAAATTACCAAGTG aatgaaaagaaaaaatggacAGATAAGCTAATAGAAACTGAAAATAAGTGGTTAGAAAAAATGgacaactataaaaaaatgatggaTACAGAGCACAGAGAAGAATTAGAAGCTTTAACTAACGAATGGACTAATGAacgaaaa actcttgaaaaaataattcaagatGTTGAGACCACTTCACAGCGAGAAGAAGCTCTTCAACGTCAAATAACTAAACTCAATAAAGAACTctctgaattaaaaaaaat aaatgaagttcataataaaaatagaaataatgaaggagatgatgatgataatgatgtCAATAACAAAGATGGATGTGAAATggaatatttaagaaatattttatatgaatatatgatggGAAAGCAACCTATG GTATTAGCCAAAGTATTAGCTGCAATAGTGAAATTTGACTCCAACCAGTTGAATACAATACTACAAAAAGAAGAACAGAAAGTTTCtttg ttaaaaacctTAGGACTATGA
- the LOC114120844 gene encoding golgin subfamily A member 4-like isoform X2: MFKRLKGSIGKNDEPKTPNSLPQNRPTWSSFSTISPLNSEMEDSQFCINDDIEETPKNSPARVVVSESTTVDLGKFSQSSSSLVNDHLSFHTDIESASEIDDSASVVSEYANEITKENLYAAYKKLHGRYHKHKFKYTELADKFKQTMTIHDKDKITMTKAQDKLLQRIAELKEQCTLEQAAKAHMEDALRNDIEERDHIISTLNTKIDLLRKNSSDDCESNSIGSADLLDKCERLNEELSSTKLECASLQNQIELLKKSEEITLLSLAENKMAIHKELETKEDQIKKLEKTINGLQMENQILLKEKASHLSTNSYQININQNIQEEITKQLNELEGEMSSAFEFKENEVKELKNQLKAFEQRFEEQEQKNILTEEALKNNENNYKLIISNLEQSLNENKVSSSKKIDTFLKEIGEKSQVIKNLTAKQKEMEKLKQDYEKNKNEIHDLKNQIVQTKKLVKENELIRVDEQNRCIEELKLKSEEITNLKDKLKSLQNTFEENEKKILDLQNHTDEVNLKNKSLMESEEELKLTIFNYKKSNDELQDTIKLLQKEKESIIDTMKTKMDENQLEIVKLNNLNKEMLCQLNQDKLIQISEERNIESVIKDYNLLTEENAYLKKERQKMLQTFQDMLKKIKVDFGNLKSFAEQQLTECSFILVNHIKHLKAEFSSKIKSYQNNLTETKQKLEVIQKAFLVLKSDCVQSLDYFKIEIIEKYNEDVLCLVSQNNKELEQRKKDLFKLQEEIDSYKKSEHRSVKAEVKETIQELQECIELQKKTYTNLQDEYSNYQVNEKKKWTDKLIETENKWLEKMDNYKKMMDTEHREELEALTNEWTNERKHNALTLMPADTKNEETLEKIIQDVETTSQREEALQRQITKLNKELSELKKINEVHNKNRNNEGDDDDNDVNNKDGCEMEYLRNILYEYMMGKQPMVLAKVLAAIVKFDSNQLNTILQKEEQKVSLLKTLGL, from the exons atgtttaaaaggcTAAAAGGATCCATTGGAAAAAACGATGAACCAAAAACACCGAATTCTTTACCACAA aatcgCCCAACTTGGAGTAGCTTTTCTACAATATCTCCATTGAATTCAGAAATGGAAGATTctcaattttgtataaatgacGACATTGAAg aaacaCCTAAGAATTCACCAGCTCGTGTTGTCGTCAGTGAAAGTACTACTGTTGATCTTGGTAAATTTAGTCAATCTTCGTCATCATTAGTGAATGATCATCTTTCATTTCAT accGATATTGAATCAGCAAGTGAAATAGATGATAGTGCGAGTGTTGTATCTGAGTATGCAAATGAAAttacaaaagaaaatttatatgCTGCTTATAAGAAACTTCATGGTCGCTaccataaacataaatttaaatatactgaaTTAGCtgataaattcaaacaaaCTATGACCATACACGATAAAGATAAA atTACTATGACAAAGGCTCAAGATAAACTACTTCAAAGAATAGCAGAACTTAAAGAACAGTGTACCTTGGAACAAGCTGCTAAGGCCCATATGGAAGATGCATTAAGAAATGATATAGAAGAAAGAgatcatataatatctactCTTAAtactaaa ATCGATTTGTTAAGGAAAAATAGTTCTGATGATTGTGAATCTAATTCTATTGGATCTGCTGATTTattg GATAAGTGTGAACGATTGAATGAAGAACTATCTTCAACAAAATTAGAATGTGCATCATTACAAAATCAAAttgaattgttgaaaaaaagcGAAGAAATCACATTATTAAGTTTGGCAGAAAATAAAATGGCAATTCATAAAGAACTTGAAACCAAAGAagaccaaataaaaaaattggagaAAACCATAAATGGGCTTCAAAtggaaaatcaaatattattaaaag AAAAAGCTAGTCATTTGTCGACAAATTCGTATCAG ataaatataaaccaGAATATTCAAGAAGAAATAACTAAGCAACTTAATGAGCTAGAAGGTGAAATGTCTTCAGCATTTGAGTTTAAAGAAAATGAAGTGAAAGAACTGAAGAATCAATTAAAAGCTTTTGAACAACGTTTTGAAGAACAAgagcaaaaaaatattttgacggAGGAAGCTTTaaagaataatgaaaataactataaattaattatttctaatttagaACAGagtttaaatgaaaacaagGTTTcatcttcaaaaaaaattgatacatttttaaaagaaattggtGAAAAGTCAcaagtaattaaaaacttaacagCTAAACAAAAGGAAATGGAGAAACTGAAACaggattatgaaaaaaataaaaatgaaattcatgATTTAAAGAATCAAATTGttcaaactaaaaaactagtcaaagaaaatgaattaattcgtGTTGATGAACAGAATAGATGTATTGAAGAATTAAAACTGAAATCGGAAGAAATTACTAATttgaaagataaattaaaatcattacaaaatacatttgaagaaaacgaaaaaaaaatattagatcttCAAAATCATACTGATGAAGttaatctgaaaaataaaagccTTATGGAATCTGAAGAAGAATTAAAGctgacaatttttaattacaaaaaatccAATGATGAGTTACAAgatactataaaattgttacaaaaagaaaaagaatcaattattgatacaatgaaaacaaaaatggaTGAGAATCAGTTAGAAATTgtgaaattaaacaatttaaataaagaaatgttATGTCAATTAAATcaagataaattaattcaaatttctgAAGAACGCAACATTGAGTCAGTAATTAAagattataatctattaacaGAAGAGAatgcttatttaaaaaaagaacgaCAAAAAATGCTTCAGACATTCCaagatatgttaaaaaaaattaaagttgatTTTGGAAATCTTAAGTCATTTGCAGAACAGCAATTAACTGAGTGTTCATTTATACTTGttaatcatataaaacatttgaagGCTGAGTTctcatctaaaattaaatcataccaaaataatttaactgaaactaaacaaaaattagaaGTAATTCAAAAagcatttttagtattaaaatctgACTGTGTTCAAAGtctagattattttaaaattgaaattattgaaaaatataatgaagatGTACTATGTCTAGtatctcaaaataataaagaactagaacaaagaaaaaaagatttatttaaacttcaagAAGAAATTGata gcTATAAAAAGAGTGAACACCGCTCAGTAAAAGCAGAAGTGAAAGAAACTATACAGGAGTTACAAGAATGTAtagaattacaaaaaaaaacatatacaaatCTACAGGATGAGTATTCAAATTACCAAGTG aatgaaaagaaaaaatggacAGATAAGCTAATAGAAACTGAAAATAAGTGGTTAGAAAAAATGgacaactataaaaaaatgatggaTACAGAGCACAGAGAAGAATTAGAAGCTTTAACTAACGAATGGACTAATGAacgaaaa caTAATGCACTTACATTAATGCCTGCTGATACTAAAAACGAAGAG actcttgaaaaaataattcaagatGTTGAGACCACTTCACAGCGAGAAGAAGCTCTTCAACGTCAAATAACTAAACTCAATAAAGAACTctctgaattaaaaaaaat aaatgaagttcataataaaaatagaaataatgaaggagatgatgatgataatgatgtCAATAACAAAGATGGATGTGAAATggaatatttaagaaatattttatatgaatatatgatggGAAAGCAACCTATG GTATTAGCCAAAGTATTAGCTGCAATAGTGAAATTTGACTCCAACCAGTTGAATACAATACTACAAAAAGAAGAACAGAAAGTTTCtttg ttaaaaacctTAGGACTATGA
- the LOC114120844 gene encoding golgin subfamily A member 4-like isoform X3, producing the protein MFKRLKGSIGKNDEPKTPNSLPQNRPTWSSFSTISPLNSEMEDSQFCINDDIEETPKNSPARVVVSESTTVDLGKFSQSSSSLVNDHLSFHTDIESASEIDDSASVVSEYANEITKENLYAAYKKLHGRYHKHKFKYTELADKFKQTMTIHDKDKITMTKAQDKLLQRIAELKEQCTLEQAAKAHMEDALRNDIEERDHIISTLNTKIDLLRKNSSDDCESNSIGSADLLDKCERLNEELSSTKLECASLQNQIELLKKSEEITLLSLAENKMAIHKELETKEDQIKKLEKTINGLQMENQILLKEKASHLSTNSYQININQNIQEEITKQLNELEGEMSSAFEFKENEVKELKNQLKAFEQRFEEQEQKNILTEEALKNNENNYKLIISNLEQSLNENKVSSSKKIDTFLKEIGEKSQVIKNLTAKQKEMEKLKQDYEKNKNEIHDLKNQIVQTKKLVKENELIRVDEQNRCIEELKLKSEEITNLKDKLKSLQNTFEENEKKILDLQNHTDEVNLKNKSLMESEEELKLTIFNYKKSNDELQDTIKLLQKEKESIIDTMKTKMDENQLEIVKLNNLNKEMLCQLNQDKLIQISEERNIESVIKDYNLLTEENAYLKKERQKMLQTFQDMLKKIKVDFGNLKSFAEQQLTECSFILVNHIKHLKAEFSSKIKSYQNNLTETKQKLEVIQKAFLVLKSDCVQSLDYFKIEIIEKYNEDVLCLVSQNNKELEQRKKDLFKLQEEIDSYKKSEHRSVKAEVKETIQELQECIELQKKTYTNLQDEYSNYQVNEKKKWTDKLIETENKWLEKMDNYKKMMDTEHREELEALTNEWTNERKTLEKIIQDVETTSQREEALQRQITKLNKELSELKKMYRNEVHNKNRNNEGDDDDNDVNNKDGCEMEYLRNILYEYMMGKQPMVLAKVLAAIVKFDSNQLNTILQKEEQKVSLLKTLGL; encoded by the exons atgtttaaaaggcTAAAAGGATCCATTGGAAAAAACGATGAACCAAAAACACCGAATTCTTTACCACAA aatcgCCCAACTTGGAGTAGCTTTTCTACAATATCTCCATTGAATTCAGAAATGGAAGATTctcaattttgtataaatgacGACATTGAAg aaacaCCTAAGAATTCACCAGCTCGTGTTGTCGTCAGTGAAAGTACTACTGTTGATCTTGGTAAATTTAGTCAATCTTCGTCATCATTAGTGAATGATCATCTTTCATTTCAT accGATATTGAATCAGCAAGTGAAATAGATGATAGTGCGAGTGTTGTATCTGAGTATGCAAATGAAAttacaaaagaaaatttatatgCTGCTTATAAGAAACTTCATGGTCGCTaccataaacataaatttaaatatactgaaTTAGCtgataaattcaaacaaaCTATGACCATACACGATAAAGATAAA atTACTATGACAAAGGCTCAAGATAAACTACTTCAAAGAATAGCAGAACTTAAAGAACAGTGTACCTTGGAACAAGCTGCTAAGGCCCATATGGAAGATGCATTAAGAAATGATATAGAAGAAAGAgatcatataatatctactCTTAAtactaaa ATCGATTTGTTAAGGAAAAATAGTTCTGATGATTGTGAATCTAATTCTATTGGATCTGCTGATTTattg GATAAGTGTGAACGATTGAATGAAGAACTATCTTCAACAAAATTAGAATGTGCATCATTACAAAATCAAAttgaattgttgaaaaaaagcGAAGAAATCACATTATTAAGTTTGGCAGAAAATAAAATGGCAATTCATAAAGAACTTGAAACCAAAGAagaccaaataaaaaaattggagaAAACCATAAATGGGCTTCAAAtggaaaatcaaatattattaaaag AAAAAGCTAGTCATTTGTCGACAAATTCGTATCAG ataaatataaaccaGAATATTCAAGAAGAAATAACTAAGCAACTTAATGAGCTAGAAGGTGAAATGTCTTCAGCATTTGAGTTTAAAGAAAATGAAGTGAAAGAACTGAAGAATCAATTAAAAGCTTTTGAACAACGTTTTGAAGAACAAgagcaaaaaaatattttgacggAGGAAGCTTTaaagaataatgaaaataactataaattaattatttctaatttagaACAGagtttaaatgaaaacaagGTTTcatcttcaaaaaaaattgatacatttttaaaagaaattggtGAAAAGTCAcaagtaattaaaaacttaacagCTAAACAAAAGGAAATGGAGAAACTGAAACaggattatgaaaaaaataaaaatgaaattcatgATTTAAAGAATCAAATTGttcaaactaaaaaactagtcaaagaaaatgaattaattcgtGTTGATGAACAGAATAGATGTATTGAAGAATTAAAACTGAAATCGGAAGAAATTACTAATttgaaagataaattaaaatcattacaaaatacatttgaagaaaacgaaaaaaaaatattagatcttCAAAATCATACTGATGAAGttaatctgaaaaataaaagccTTATGGAATCTGAAGAAGAATTAAAGctgacaatttttaattacaaaaaatccAATGATGAGTTACAAgatactataaaattgttacaaaaagaaaaagaatcaattattgatacaatgaaaacaaaaatggaTGAGAATCAGTTAGAAATTgtgaaattaaacaatttaaataaagaaatgttATGTCAATTAAATcaagataaattaattcaaatttctgAAGAACGCAACATTGAGTCAGTAATTAAagattataatctattaacaGAAGAGAatgcttatttaaaaaaagaacgaCAAAAAATGCTTCAGACATTCCaagatatgttaaaaaaaattaaagttgatTTTGGAAATCTTAAGTCATTTGCAGAACAGCAATTAACTGAGTGTTCATTTATACTTGttaatcatataaaacatttgaagGCTGAGTTctcatctaaaattaaatcataccaaaataatttaactgaaactaaacaaaaattagaaGTAATTCAAAAagcatttttagtattaaaatctgACTGTGTTCAAAGtctagattattttaaaattgaaattattgaaaaatataatgaagatGTACTATGTCTAGtatctcaaaataataaagaactagaacaaagaaaaaaagatttatttaaacttcaagAAGAAATTGata gcTATAAAAAGAGTGAACACCGCTCAGTAAAAGCAGAAGTGAAAGAAACTATACAGGAGTTACAAGAATGTAtagaattacaaaaaaaaacatatacaaatCTACAGGATGAGTATTCAAATTACCAAGTG aatgaaaagaaaaaatggacAGATAAGCTAATAGAAACTGAAAATAAGTGGTTAGAAAAAATGgacaactataaaaaaatgatggaTACAGAGCACAGAGAAGAATTAGAAGCTTTAACTAACGAATGGACTAATGAacgaaaa actcttgaaaaaataattcaagatGTTGAGACCACTTCACAGCGAGAAGAAGCTCTTCAACGTCAAATAACTAAACTCAATAAAGAACTctctgaattaaaaaaaatgtacag aaatgaagttcataataaaaatagaaataatgaaggagatgatgatgataatgatgtCAATAACAAAGATGGATGTGAAATggaatatttaagaaatattttatatgaatatatgatggGAAAGCAACCTATG GTATTAGCCAAAGTATTAGCTGCAATAGTGAAATTTGACTCCAACCAGTTGAATACAATACTACAAAAAGAAGAACAGAAAGTTTCtttg ttaaaaacctTAGGACTATGA